One part of the Rhodococcus oxybenzonivorans genome encodes these proteins:
- the argJ gene encoding bifunctional glutamate N-acetyltransferase/amino-acid acetyltransferase ArgJ — MSNDRIDTAYTRDIAGGKLVRTQGVSGPAGFRASGIKAGIKANGNADLALVLNEGPELAAAGVFTTNKVKAAPVLWSQQVLTTGRLRAVVLNSGGANACTGAGGFQDTHRTAEEVASALSNWGTETGAVEVAVCSTGLIGDRLPMDKLLPGVTEAVHELAGGISGGTDAAYAIMTTDTVPKQSALHHADKWNVGGMAKGAGMLAPALATMLCVITTDAVATAAQLDAALRAATRVTFDRLDVDGATSTNDTVLLLASGASNVAPSQAELDAAVTAVCDDLADQMMADAEGVTKRVRVTVRGAASEDDALIGARTVARDSLVKTAIFGSDPNWGRVLAAIGIAPIELDPDKIAVSFNGSPVCIDGVGAPGARDVDLSGVDIALDIDLGVGAHAVTIRTTDLSHAYVEENSAYSS, encoded by the coding sequence GTGAGCAACGACAGAATCGACACCGCCTACACCCGCGACATCGCGGGCGGCAAACTCGTCCGCACCCAAGGGGTGTCCGGTCCGGCCGGGTTCCGGGCGTCGGGGATCAAGGCGGGCATCAAGGCCAACGGAAACGCCGATCTCGCGCTCGTGCTCAACGAAGGTCCCGAGCTCGCAGCTGCGGGGGTGTTCACCACCAACAAGGTGAAGGCTGCCCCGGTGCTGTGGTCACAACAAGTCCTGACGACGGGCCGGCTGCGCGCAGTCGTACTCAACTCCGGTGGGGCCAACGCCTGTACGGGCGCCGGCGGATTTCAGGACACGCACAGGACGGCCGAGGAAGTCGCGTCCGCGCTCAGTAACTGGGGAACCGAGACCGGCGCGGTCGAGGTCGCGGTGTGCTCGACGGGTCTCATCGGTGACCGGCTACCCATGGACAAGCTTCTTCCCGGCGTCACCGAGGCGGTGCACGAACTGGCCGGCGGCATCTCGGGTGGCACCGACGCGGCCTACGCCATCATGACCACGGACACAGTTCCGAAACAGTCGGCCCTGCACCACGCTGACAAGTGGAATGTCGGCGGGATGGCGAAGGGCGCCGGCATGCTCGCGCCCGCGCTGGCCACCATGCTCTGCGTCATCACCACCGATGCGGTGGCCACCGCCGCCCAACTCGATGCGGCTCTGCGTGCGGCCACCCGCGTGACTTTCGACCGCCTCGATGTCGACGGTGCGACGTCGACCAACGACACTGTGCTGCTCTTGGCGTCCGGTGCGAGCAACGTCGCCCCCAGCCAGGCGGAACTCGATGCCGCGGTCACCGCGGTGTGTGACGACCTCGCCGACCAGATGATGGCCGACGCGGAGGGAGTCACCAAGCGGGTGCGCGTCACCGTCCGTGGAGCCGCGAGCGAGGACGACGCCCTGATCGGTGCCCGAACCGTGGCCCGCGACAGCCTCGTCAAGACAGCAATCTTCGGCTCCGACCCCAACTGGGGGCGTGTGCTCGCCGCCATCGGTATCGCACCGATAGAGTTGGACCCGGACAAGATCGCGGTCTCGTTCAACGGGTCCCCGGTCTGTATCGACGGGGTCGGTGCGCCAGGCGCCCGTGACGTGGACCTGAGCGGTGTCGACATCGCCCTCGACATCGACTTGGGTGTCGGCGCGCATGCCGTGACAATCCGGACCACGGACCTCTCACACGCCTACGTCGAAGAGAACTCGGCGTACTCGTCATGA
- the argB gene encoding acetylglutamate kinase, giving the protein MTPGSETLVGITDHQKAHVLAEALPWLQQFRGKVVVVKYGGNAMIDDALKTAFAADMAFLRTVGIHPVVVHGGGPQINAMLAKLGMTGEFKGGFRVTTPEVMDVVRMVLFGQVGRELVGLINAHGPYAVGISGEDAHLFTATKRTVMVDGNPTDIGLVGDVTTVSPDAVLDLIHAGRIPVVSTIAPDSDGVVHNINADTAAAALAEAIGAEKLVVLTDVEGLYTNWPDRDSLATQIDAAALAQLLPSLDAGMVPKMEACLRAVRGGVPTAHVIDGRIPHSVLLELFTGEGIGTMVTPTPSSSTEGVVS; this is encoded by the coding sequence ATGACCCCGGGCAGCGAAACACTGGTCGGAATCACCGATCACCAGAAAGCACACGTGCTCGCCGAGGCCCTGCCGTGGCTGCAGCAGTTCCGTGGCAAGGTCGTGGTCGTGAAGTACGGCGGCAACGCCATGATCGACGACGCACTGAAGACGGCGTTCGCGGCCGACATGGCGTTTCTCCGCACGGTGGGAATCCACCCGGTCGTCGTGCACGGCGGCGGACCCCAGATCAATGCCATGCTTGCCAAGCTCGGAATGACCGGCGAATTCAAGGGTGGATTCCGGGTCACCACGCCCGAGGTGATGGACGTGGTGCGGATGGTGTTGTTCGGCCAGGTCGGCCGCGAACTCGTGGGCCTGATCAATGCGCACGGGCCCTACGCGGTCGGTATTTCCGGCGAGGACGCCCACCTGTTCACTGCGACCAAGCGCACCGTGATGGTCGACGGGAATCCCACCGACATCGGCCTCGTCGGTGACGTCACGACGGTCAGTCCGGACGCGGTGCTCGACCTGATCCATGCCGGCCGGATACCGGTGGTCTCCACTATCGCGCCCGATTCGGACGGCGTGGTGCACAATATCAACGCCGACACGGCGGCAGCGGCGCTCGCCGAGGCGATCGGTGCCGAGAAGCTGGTCGTCCTCACCGATGTCGAGGGGCTGTACACCAACTGGCCGGATCGGGATTCGCTGGCCACGCAGATCGACGCTGCGGCGCTGGCGCAGCTCCTGCCGAGTCTCGACGCCGGAATGGTGCCGAAGATGGAGGCCTGCCTCCGGGCTGTCCGCGGCGGCGTGCCCACCGCGCACGTGATCGACGGGCGCATCCCGCATTCGGTGCTGCTCGAACTCTTCACCGGTGAGGGCATCGGAACCATGGTGACCCCGACACCGTCGTCATCTACCGAGGGAGTTGTCTCATGA
- the argC gene encoding N-acetyl-gamma-glutamyl-phosphate reductase, translating to MTEHAREPIRIAVAGASGYAGGEVLRLLLGHPSYADGSLLIGALTAGGSAGSSLGSHHPHLLPLADRILEDTTVETLGGHDVVFLGLPHGNSAQYAKALPESTVIIDCGADFRLSDADDWERYYKSPHAGSWPYGLPELPGAREKLTGATRIAVPGCFPTVSSLALAPAVAAGVVEPRVTIVAVTGASGAGRAPKADLLGSEVMGSVRAYGVGGVHRHTPEIIQNLSALAGERVTVSFTPVLAPMPRGILATCTAVTTASEDEIRAIYEKAYADEPFVHVLPAGMLPQTGAVTGSNAVQIAVTVDADAGQLVVVAVIDNLTKGTAGGAVQSMNLALGLPETAGLSTVGVAP from the coding sequence ATGACTGAGCACGCGCGAGAACCGATCAGGATTGCCGTCGCCGGCGCGAGCGGATACGCCGGAGGCGAGGTGTTGCGTCTGCTGCTGGGGCACCCGTCCTACGCCGACGGGTCACTCCTTATCGGCGCGCTCACCGCCGGTGGTAGCGCCGGATCGAGTCTCGGCTCACATCACCCGCATCTCCTCCCGCTCGCCGACCGCATTCTCGAGGACACCACGGTCGAGACTCTCGGCGGCCACGATGTCGTCTTCCTCGGTTTGCCCCACGGCAATTCGGCGCAATACGCGAAAGCCCTGCCCGAATCCACCGTGATCATCGACTGCGGCGCCGACTTCCGGCTCTCCGACGCCGACGACTGGGAGCGGTACTACAAGAGCCCACATGCCGGCAGCTGGCCCTACGGACTTCCCGAGCTACCCGGTGCGCGCGAAAAGCTCACGGGCGCGACCCGGATCGCCGTGCCCGGCTGCTTCCCGACGGTGTCGAGCCTGGCGCTGGCCCCCGCCGTCGCGGCCGGTGTCGTGGAACCACGTGTCACGATCGTCGCGGTCACCGGGGCGTCCGGTGCGGGCCGCGCACCCAAGGCGGATCTGCTCGGCTCCGAGGTGATGGGCTCGGTGCGCGCCTATGGCGTCGGCGGCGTACACCGGCACACTCCGGAGATCATTCAGAACCTGTCCGCACTCGCAGGTGAACGGGTCACCGTGTCGTTCACCCCCGTGCTGGCGCCGATGCCCCGCGGCATCCTCGCCACCTGCACCGCAGTGACCACAGCATCCGAGGACGAGATTCGGGCGATCTACGAAAAGGCCTACGCCGACGAACCTTTCGTGCACGTGCTTCCGGCGGGAATGCTGCCACAGACGGGCGCGGTCACCGGGTCCAACGCCGTTCAGATCGCTGTCACAGTCGATGCGGACGCCGGTCAGCTCGTCGTCGTCGCCGTGATCGACAATCTGACCAAGGGCACCGCCGGAGGGGCCGTGCAATCGATGAATCTCGCGCTCGGGTTACCCGAGACCGCCGGGCTTTCGACAGTGGGAGTCGCACCGTGA